The Branchiostoma floridae strain S238N-H82 chromosome 12, Bfl_VNyyK, whole genome shotgun sequence genome segment tacacaAAGGATGTCAAAAAGTAACTCTATTTTCTATAACAAGCTTATGAGATCATCAATATTAAACAGATccttgacaagcaactggataaaggTTTGTAGTTTATTGAGGAAACTGATCTATATAAAAAGTTGACAAATCTCTAGAAGCCTACaaaactagcctccatagcaggctctctggagCCTTTTTCTTGGCTCAAAAGGctccagagagcctgctatggaggctattacAAAACACTATGAGGGCAAATATCTATAACTAACATGTTCCCACAGTTAATTCAAAACGCTAAGGATCTAGTGTAATTCCAGCAATTAATGAATCATAAAAGTCACAATGAAAATCCAGTAGATATACAGAGAAACTCTCAATGTTATGACAGAAAGCTAAAGACTTTAGTTACTTTTTAACGCTAAGAAACTGATGTATTTACAACAAATGGTGAATCGTAAAGTCGCAATAAGAACCTCAGTAACTGTACAGAGAAAACCTAAGTGTTATGACCGAAAGCGATTGACTGTAGCTAATTCCAATTGTTATAAATCTGATGTATTTACAGCAATTAGTGAATaagaaaggaaagaaggaaggtaCTACTCGTACTTCCCCGCATTATAACCATGGTAAAGCCTCATTGCTCTTAAATGAGTTAACCTAACCTATTATTGATCTTTAAGGTGAATCTATAAGGTTTAGAATATAGAGTCACTACAAAAACTAcagaggaaaaaaaataaaaataaaaaagtaaaatggCAAAAAGGTATAAATGATAGCAACATTAAACTTAATACTAATTGCACAAGTCtacttgtacaatatacatgtaatgatcaaagcccccccccccccccccctacacacacacacacacctgagAGCATCTCATACTTCTTATCCCATGCTTTTATAATTATACCATTTCCTCAGTTCAGAAGGGTTTTTCAATATTCCACCACAACCTCCCATTGTATGTTTCACTCATGCTCTCTCTTAGgccgcggtcacataggtcatgCGATCGTCATGCGATTTTGATGGCATAGGATTttttaagcaggctgtgacagaatcaACCGCCAACATGGATCCAAACAGCATTTGAtccattttgtgtaacaagactgttgaactttgcaggacacgtacatttttgtcgtcaaaaattacaaaactcGATCGCACAACCTATGCGACAGCACCCTCAGTAATGTGAGTCCACATGTCTCTTCTGATTGGACAAATGACTGAGCTgcttaagctaagggtacaacctGCAGTACAAGCAATTtgtctgtacgttttttttaGGTCGCGTGTACGGGGGCAAATCTGCGGcccaatggcacacaaagttttacctgcacgtaaagttaaatggcgtgtctgcatgctccaaaatccgtcggattccctacgagttcgtacggatgcggcacttaccacttacgggtCCCTAAAGATTGCCCAggttttggcatgtagacagcacgtatttgcacgtacggtgggttgtgcccttagctttattgtACGCTTTGCACTTGTTCCAGTGTGAGTGTTGGTAAGAAACTGTAAAGCACTAAACTGCTTTACAGTTTCTTACCAACTTGTGAGTCcccatgtgactcttcagactGGATAACTGTTTGAACTGCCTACTGCATTCCTtgcacgtgtagggtttctcaccggtgtgagtccggaTGTGTTGCTTGAGATGATGCAGCTCACTAAACCGCTTGCTGCatgcctcacacctgtagggtttctcacccgtgtgagtgcgcatgtgactcttcagagcTGACAGCATAGTACACCGCTTGCTGCAtttctcacacctgtagggtttctcacccgtgtgagtgcgcatgtgagtTTTTAGATGATGCGGATGACTAAAtcgcttgctgcactcctcacaactgtaaggtttttcaccagtgtgagtccgcatgtgactcttcaggcTCTCCatctgactgaactgcttgctgcatgcctcacacttgtacggcttttcaccagtgtgagtgcgcatgtgactCTTTAATTCTGATATCCCAATGAACTGCTttctgcactcctcacaactgtacggtttctcacctgtgtgagtccgtatgtgtttCTTTAAAACTGACAGTGtagtgaactgcttgctgcactcctcacacttgtacgggatttcccctgtgtgagtccgcaggTGAGTATTTAGGTGAGTCCACTGAGTGAAGCATTTATTGCAATGTTtgcacttgtacggtttctccccgctgtgagttcgcatgtgtaaCTTCAGATAGgtcagctcactgaactgcttgctgcattgcTCACATCGGTgtggtttctcacccgtgtgagtcctcACATGCTTCCTTAGGTCTCCCAGCTGTGTGAAGCTTTGattgcactcctcacaactgtatggtctctcaccggtgtgagtccttATGTGTATCCTTAGAACGTCAAGTCGACGGAACTTTCGACTGCACTGCTC includes the following:
- the LOC118427153 gene encoding zinc finger protein 678-like, encoding MATKTGSRLKQGKGQDSPRTHKCSHCDKEFCWKSKLKVHMRTHTGERPYQCNECGKRFSQAATLTKHIRTHTDEKPYHCEQCSRKFRRLDVLRIHIRTHTGERPYSCEECNQSFTQLGDLRKHVRTHTGEKPHRCEQCSKQFSELTYLKLHMRTHSGEKPYKCKHCNKCFTQWTHLNTHLRTHTGEIPYKCEECSKQFTTLSVLKKHIRTHTGEKPYSCEECRKQFIGISELKSHMRTHTGEKPYKCEACSKQFSQMESLKSHMRTHTGEKPYSCEECSKRFSHPHHLKTHMRTHTGEKPYRCEKCSKRCTMLSALKSHMRTHTGEKPYRCEACSKRFSELHHLKQHIRTHTGEKPYTCKECSRQFKQLSSLKSHMGTHKLVRNCKAV